Below is a window of Mus caroli chromosome 2, CAROLI_EIJ_v1.1, whole genome shotgun sequence DNA.
AAGAGTTTATAGGCAGCAGGTCCCACCTAGATATCTTTTACTACTTATTATCCTACAGACTTtacctcactttttaaaaatcaaaattgcTTTCTATAGACCAACTAGAAATTCACTTAAATGTATCAGCTCTGTtgaagacacacaaacacacacacacacagagagagagagagagagagagagagagagagaggaagagagtgtgcTTAGAATCAACCTAAGTCTTTATCACATGGTTATTTACTTGAGCATACAGGTAATGAACAGCTGTATCACCAGAACAAAGAGTTTAATGGATGTTGAAATAACATAGAGCATGATTGACAGGTGAGAGTACAATACAAGCACGGCTAACAAGGAACTGGGAGCTGAGGTGATACCTATGTGGAATGTTTAATGACGTGTAGCAGGAGATAAACATACAGAAGAAATGTTCCTTCCCCATTctcatttttagaattttagacaTTTGCAGCAAAATACAATCACAGATCTATAGATTTGATCCTGAGATTTCTGGCCTTGGCATGAATGTTcaggcagaaaataaaaattgagatgGGCGAAAATAATGAGAGTCTCACTCACTTTGTTTAGAGATGGAGTGGGGAGTGGCATAGGATCCCAGCACCAAGAGCTCTCCTCTGCACCAATACTGGgcatctctcctgcctcactgtcaCTGCTGAAGTGAGAAGATACTTATGGTCCTATGTTTTATGATCCTTTAATggtttgaaaacaattttaattctCTCTTGGGCAAGCTCCCCCCAGAGGCTACAGAGTAAATGAAGCAAATAGGAGGTTTTGTAGTCTATCAaattaacatattaaaagcaaCCCAATAATTATATTCTTTCAGTCTATATTCATACTTGATCTAAGAATTCTCCACCTTTTACATGCATGGTCagtataataaacatttttgtaCTTTCCTGGCCAGCATTAGAATGAGCAGACATATTCTTATATTATTTAACCTATTACTTCCCTCTCCTGATGTCTGCTTAGAAGTTGAACACTActgattgaaaaacaaacaaacaaacaaacaaaaacaaccctctGATATAAGACCCCAAAATAACAATATAAGAACTTAAAGGTCACTGCTACTGTGAAATGGGATGTGAACTTCACAGTCTATCTGTACTTTCCCACTAAGCCAGGAGTTCATCTTGGCGGGTAGAGAGAGGATTGTGAAACAAGCCAATTCAAAAGGTCTGCAGCAGCCCATCAAAAGCgactctcctcctcttccactgcGCGATGAAGGCCAGGGATGAATTTCAAAATTTGTTTCCGGACACTTCCCCGTCTGCTTTTCCGGGGCAGGGTCCCAAACACACTTGAGTAATTGCTCTCCCACAAGGGAGAAAAGGACCCACTACTAGTGACACTGATGCTCCGGTTTCTCCTGGAAGAAGCATTCCTCAGAATCTCGTCTCCATCCTTAGAGTGAAAGCACTCATCGTCGGTGCTGGTCTGTCGGCTGAAGGTACCCCGGATGGAGTCCTCAGACATACTGCTCCGGTAGCCATCCTCACTGTCCACTGTGAGGGAGCTCAGCCAGCTCTTACAACTGCTCTCACTGGATAGTCGGTGCCGGTCCAGGAGGGCTGGACTCGGCCCCAGCAGATTTCCAAACAAGGTCGACTCATCGAGGTCCATGTTTTCCAAATTTGGGGAGTTTGCTGTGTCTCCTACAATACAGAGAAGAGTCTATTGAATTCAACTAGCAGTCCCTACAAGAAAGCACACCCAactttaaagaactcaagagaggAAGGACATAGACTCTGGCCCAAGTTTTCACTTGCACAAATAAAGTTAGGAGGGTTAACCAAGCTAGCATCCATGGACTAGCTATAAGAAGGTCATGAAAATTATAACTTAGAATACATTTAAGCAAGATAATTCATGCCCATAGCTTGGATCTAGAATGTACTCCAGGAGGCTTGCATGGAGATGTTACTGGGAGATggtgaaaattttaaaagttgctaCCTCCCTGGAAAATGTAGGTCACTGGGAACACAGTCTTGGATTAAAATTTCTGTTTCTTGCTCCGTTTTTCCCTCACTCTCTAGCCACTAACAGCAGGTTTAGTCTGCTGAGTGTGTCTGCCATGATGTACTATCACAGGCCCAAGCCAGTTTATTATGGACTGAGACCTTTGAACACTGaatcaaataaaacttttattttttgtaagcTGACTTGTCTTAGTGGCAGAGTGGAGTGTGCTTGACTTGAAATCAGTTCAATGCAAATGACACTGAGACAGTGTGACTTTGTGAACCTCCAAGGGCTAATTTCTTAAATTGTGTAACCCCGGAAACTTTTATGAAAATGCTCACAGAAGGGAGGTCAAAATAAATGCTCAGAAAGTTCTCTGGTTCTTATGATCTCTCTCTATAAAGAATCATAAGTTTATTATAAAGCTATCTAACTTATATTGGGAAAACAGCTACAAACCAGAACATGTGCTTATAAAAGGTTTATGGAACCAATTGTACCTTCCAGTCTCAATATCCCAAATTTCCTCTTAGAATGGCTGAATGTTTTAGGATGGTGCTGTGCTTAGAAAGCATCTCTGTCCTCAGAATTCTAGCTGCTTGGCCAAGTTTTCCTGTCAGTGCTTGATAACCCACAAATGGGTTCCCCAAACGGAAGTGTGAGTCACATTCTCTCCTGCCCACCTGTTTCTCATTGCTTGGACAGCTAGTGTGCTCAGAAAACCATAACTGAGAATGTgagtctattttaaaataaaaaaaggtacAGGGTGCCAAGTCCTCCAAAAGGCATCCTGTGTTAGTTCTCTTTACTCTGCTCTCCTGTGACTTTGGTTGACAATGTAGAGAGAGACTATTCTGCCTCCATTTGATCTATGAAGCCAAGCACAGTCAGTCTACAAAATGCTTCCTTTCTGCTACAACTGGGTTGTTTTGTCTTTCGCTGCTGATAAATCCAGATAGAAGAGCAATTGCTTTATAGACCCTCGTGTCCTGAGTACTTCCTCTAGTTCTAGGGAAAAGCAGATGAACGAACACCTCTAGTCCCTCAAAAAATGTGCACCAATGTAGCTCCTGATATTAGATCTACTTAAGACTATTCCTGTCCATGTGAAAACTGTATGCTGGGCTGTTCAGAAACCTTCAGTAGTTCAGCAAAGGCTTCTGAAACACTCCACGTCTATGAAAAGCAGGAAGTTGAATAAGGTttcaagaatctctctctctctctctctctctctctctctctttctctctctctctgtgtgtgtgtgtgtgtgtgtttcaaactTGTCTAGTATAAAGTGAAAACCAAGTCTCTAAACTGTTAATCAATGCCTAAATAATAATTAAGACTATAAAGGAACtttagaagacagaaaaaaataaaagactataaGATACAATGTTGAATAGACTTTGGGGTACATATTTGTCAGAAGAAGACATGAAATTGGCCAAAAGGTATATGAAAAATATGTGGCATCATTAATCAACTGAGAAGCACAAATAAAAACACGATGAGAGTCATCTCACCCCTGTAAGATGCTTACACCGAATAGacacaagataaaaaaaatcagtggtgaTGGAGAAAAATAACCTCACACAGTTCAGCTGCCATGGAAAACAGTACAGAGGctccacaaaaaaacaaacaggaaaccaCCATAAAACCCAGTACTGTCACTAGTGTATGGATATCCATAGGAAACAGGATTGGTGTTTCAACAAAACCTGTGCTTGCATGCTCAACTCATTCACAGTAGCCAAAACATGGGATCTGCAAAGATATCTGTTAACTGATGAATGTGGGAAGAAACTACTGCAGATGCGTAGTGGAATTCCATTCAcccacaacaaaaagaaaaaaattcatatttgTGATGGCATGTATGAACATGGAAGTGTTAAATGAAAAAAGCACAAGAACACAAATATGGTGTCATCTCATTACGGGCGGAATCTAGCGATGTTCTGATGGTTATTGGGGATAGAATGGTGGTTACCATAGGCTGTGTAGCAAGGGGAGAGGTTTCCTGAAACCTTAATCCACGGGCACTGGTTACAATTAGATAAGAGTGTGGTGTGTTACATGGTAGGGTGACTACAGGTCACAAGTCTACTGTGACTTCTAAAATCTAAAAGGAAGATATTGTAAAAATTTTACcaccaaagtaaataaatagataaataaataaatatctgaggAGCAAATTTATTTTGACCAcatcacatcatacacacacacacacacatatatgatatgtgtgtgtgtgtgtgtgtgtgtgatgacagtCATGAATTTGTACAGTTTTTAATGGTTTTATGActcaattttaaattatttttaagttgaattttTTTCTGCCAAGTAGTTACCATTTGAACAAATATTCCAATTTCTAAATAGAGGTTAGATGAAATAACCTACATTCCAGCCCACACAGCTAATGACTCCAGTAAATTAATTGTACATAGTGTTCCCTCCTGCCAgctatggtggtacatgcctgacatttcagtgcttgggaggctaaGGTGTAAGAAGTTTCCCTTGGACTACTTAGTGAGCATCAGAATAGGCAGGGCCATATAGCAGGACACTGACTCGACTGACCTCAAGTGATACAACAAAAAGAGCAAACTAACAACTAGATTCAACTCCTTGCTTCAAAACAAGAGAGTACAAATGCATCTTAACATAATAATCTTGTCTGTCTGACTTGGTCCTGAGATTCTCTGCATATATAACTAACGGAATTTGGAAAATGGTTGATGCTCTACCTATAAAATACACAGCCATTTCCGTTGAAATAGCTCCAGCCAGAATCATTTTCAGGAATATAACTCATTGGCTGATGGGGTACAAATGGCAGGCAATGTTTCCTCTGGCTCCTCTGCAATCTTTGGTTACCTCTTTCAAATGTGTAATTCCCAAGTCCATGCATGTTTTCAAAGGCATATGTAGTGTGTATAGAAAAGAGAGTGTAGCATGACTCAGCCTGTGCCAAGCACAGTCACTCCAGTATTCATCCCAGCAAAACACAGACCAGTAGCCTTCACTGGTGCTAAGCAAACTTTTACTCTAATAGTGATAGTCTGAAAATATTTGGAGGCAGAAATGCTGAGAGGGTGTGACGAGAATGTGGTTTCCTGGCAGGAAATTGAGCTTACCATGCAACAGGCGCTGTTCCTGTAAGTGCAGAGACCTGAGTTCCACCCATTTTTTCTTCAAGGTTTGCTGTGAGAAAGATAAGGGGGAAAGGTTCTGAGTCTTAGGAAATCCAAGTGGGCAAGTCAGGGGAGACTGACAGCCCTGACAGCCCCACTCCTCTTCTCCAGAGACTTAGGTTGAATTATAGAGGATATTAGGAATACTGATTTCTCACGGACCCACAAGTCTTctcttgaaaaagaagaaaactgatgaAGTTCATGTTGTTTTATGTTTGAAAGTGTTTCCTGGCTGTAAGCACTTTGTACATGAGTGATACAGATAGTGTTGGATAGAAACCCTAGAGTTTTAGGACTAGATAAGTTACCAGATGAAAAATTTTGGACCAGTAACTAGAAATTTGTAAATGTGTAGTAAATATCACCAATCAATAAGTCTGGGCTCcgaaacaaaattttatttgacATCTATCTAGAAAATACTTAAGTGTCCtaactttgtttctttgcttacTTTGAAATGCcctcttatgtagctcaggctaagcCAGACTCTTGGTCTCACTCTGCAGTTGAAGATGATACTGGACTTTGGATTCTCCCACTTCCAATTCTCAGGTACATGCTCCACCGTGTCATTTATGAGGTTCTGAGGAGCAATCCCAAGACATGATGCATgtcaagcaagcactctaccaactgagctgtaccTCCAGTTCATCCCTTGACTTCAAAACTGCTTCTTCCCTTGGCTACTGTAGCAAACGAAAAGAATGTGACAAACGAAAAGAATGTGACCAGCATGAGAAAGAATTGACTATAAGAACAATCACTCAGCACAGAAGGCCTGGCCTGGTCCAGCCCACAGGCTAGCCAAGTCAATGGAAGTCAAAGCCAAGTGAGAAGAAGCCATCTGGAAAGGCAGGTGTTCTATGTTCGCTCTCCTTCCGGCTTCCTGCCCCCTGCTTCACCTTGCCTTTGCTATTTTAGGTCCCGGTAGCAAGGCCACCATGTGGCCACAGCTCAGGCTTGCCAAGGACATTTATTCAtaagaaagatggcctagttggaaaAGGAGCAATTCTCTTTATGTGCATTtaatggaagaaaatggaagaaggggaagaaaataaaatctcaagaaCATCATTGAATGAGTCTGAGAAGTGGGGATCATTCCTTATCCTACAGAACACTTAGGACACTCACAGCAGTATCTGAAGCCTTTCTGTGGCTGCCAATATTCAATCAAACAATGAAAGCAGGGAAAAGCTTAGCTCAGCTCATTTTTTagttgttggtgttttgtttttctgggtggtttttttttttttttggttgttgttattttgctttggttttgtttttgttttcctgaactGTAATAGAGTAGTTATAGGATGGGTGGCTGCATCAGTGACTCCTCTTATTCTCCTATAACTTTATAGTTATGGGAAAACCAAGAACAGAAGCCTGTGAAACACAGGACTAGCAAGAGCTCGCATATGGACCTACACATTTCTTCTTTGCTAAAGATACTTATCTCCTCCAGGAGAAcagagtaaaggaaaaaggtaagTTGTTGGTCAAAACtaaagacacaaagacaaaaaatattaTCTTTCTGAATTTGGCTTTCAAAAATTCATGGACAGAGCTTTTCAAATAGTTCACATTTGTGACTGAAGGTTTTATGATCCCTGATTTTCTAGTCTAGCCTAGTCACCTAAGTGTGATATGACTTATACTAAGGAAACTTCAGTGTAAAGAGCAGAGGTAACAAAGTGACTGTTTAAAATCTGAGACTTTTTGCCTGTTTCATTCAGGGTTGTTAAACATTTAGTCACATCTAAATGTTCTATATCACATGAGAGTTAAAAGCGTATGTGTATCTGGCTTCATGATACCACACTGACACTGGACATGACATATGGACGCCTGCATGGCAGCTGAAAGAATGATTGAATATTGTTGAATGAGTACGCAATGAACGGCTTCCTTAAACAACCCTAAGCTGTAACGTGGTGAATTGGTTCCAGGTATGGCTCCAGGATTTTCATTCTACATAAGACAAATAGCAATTATCCCAGCacttaatctttttattttgctCTTACGGATAATATGTCATCTAATTTTCATAACTTTGTGATaggttagaaaataaaatttcattgaaaTGAAATACTTCTCAAAGTATAGAATAGGCCTATCAAGTAACAGAGATACATTTAAAAGTAGCTCTTTTAACTAGTTCACTATCTGTGCTGAGCAGCTGAAGCATAGGCCAAGATAAAGGAAATCCTGTAGTCAGAAGGGACAAAATTCCTCCAACAAAGAGATTGGGGCTCTGCACAGTCTTTGCATCTTTTGTGAATAGAATGCTCACATATATAGGATGCAAAATAAATGTCATCATGCAAAAGGGAAATCAAGCTGCCTTTAGTCCAGACCCAGTCATTTCTGCCCTGAGGGATTAAGTACTTACCAAGAAggtaaaaagaaagcatgaaaagAATAAGTTAAAACGAGGATTAAAATGACAGCTATAGAAGGGATTAAAGGTTAAGAATGGAAGTTTTACAGGCAATCAggcaattatataaatatatttgaaaattacaaTACTTTATTGACAAACACAGAACTTACTAAAACTGCTCCAGAAAGACATCTGAGTAGCTTTACtaataataaagaaactaaagCCATGGTTGGAAAATATTCCCCCCAGAAAGAACCCCAAGTCCTGATGATTCAGCTGGCAttacaaaaattctaccagagtttTAAAAAGAGGAACAACCCAGCTCATGTCATATACTTAACACTAAACCTAAAAGGGAGCCTTAGAAACAAAAAATGTAGGTCATTCAAGGCTATTTTCActcacctatggacacttgatctttgacaaagaagtcaaaaacatacagtattaaaaaagaaagcatcttcaacaaatggtactggtctaactgcTGGTCTGTATGTAGACggatgaaaatagacccatatttaatcaccttgcacaaaactcaagtccaagtgggtcaaggacttcaacataaaatcagatatactgaatcaaatagaaaagaaagtaggaaaaagccttgaactcatagtttctgaacagaacaccaaaagcccaggctctaagatcaacaactgataaatggaacctcatgaaagtgaaaagcttctgtaaggcaaagacactCAATGGGACAAAATGGGCAAAACTGGGGGAAAAAACCCTTACTAACCctgcatctgacagagggctaatatccaaagtacataaagaactcaagaagttaaactcaaataaataaataaataaataaataaagcaattaaaaactagggtacagagctaaacagagaattcagaaCAGAAGAATCTCATATGtccattaaagaaatgttcaaagtccttagtcatcagagcaatgcaaatcaaaatgacaccgagattccacctcacaccaatcagaatggctaagatcaaaaactcaggtgacagcaaatgctggtgaggatgtggagaaagaggaacactcctccattgttggtgggattgcaagatggtacaaccactctggaactcagtctggcaGTGCCTCAGAAAGTGAAAGAGCCTAAAGACCCACTAAAGGACAAAGTAAGGATGCCAAGATTATTCCCCTCACCTTAAGCACAACCCTCATCAAGACGGCCCAGCAGAGAAGGGAACTAAATCCATTTTGTCCAGTTATTATCCTTGTAGAGCACACCAAATAACATACAAACAACTTGGTAGATATTATGTGGTTTAACAAAGTGCTTGACTATTATCAACAGCATACAAACAATCTATGAATATCTATTCTCAAACCATAAAATGTATTTCTCTAgaaaaaactataataaaatgcTAAAGTACAAAGGAcaatacaacagaaaaaaacccATATGACCTGTATGTGTAAATTATCAGATTTTGTGAAAGAtgaaaagaacaacagcaaaaaggttaagaaaatctagcaacaagaaaatgaaataccATGTAATATTTAATACCTGAGGTACTGAGTTatctatataaaatgaaatgtcaaTCAAACCTCTTGCATTTACTCATGGAACTTGACAATTTGACAGATGATCAACAGACTAAGAACATTGCTCAGTTAGGTATCACTCTCTATTGCAAACTGAGTtggagataaaaatcaaaatggccATATTAGAGAGTCTGAGAGCAAATATGGAATTACATGGAGACTTCGTTAAAATAGAAGTTTCACAGCAAGTCAGGTGCGGAGAAAGGCAAAGCACAAAAGAAATTATATTGGGAGAATTGCCTGTGCGCATGGACAAAATTCAAATTATCCCATACTTTACAGTATATGGCAAAAATATCTCTGGATGAATTAAAGACTTCagtatgaaaaaggaaaaaactaaatttttaggaaaaatgttttaatgtagATGACTGACAACTGACCCATATTTAGAAGCtcttttataaacaaataaataaaaggtctCCACAAAAGTAGGGAAACAAACCTTGGATCCCATAAACCAAAATACTTTCAATTACCTAGAAGACAGTTCTTCAAAAGTAGCAAAGAAATATAAGGACTATTCTGGAAAGATTTAGTTATcattatttaatgaaatattataCAGGAATGACAAAGGCCCACAGAGGAGAGTTGAATGAAGGGGCAATGCGCACACATCAGTGGACCACATTagtatatgtttttgtttcttgttgttcaTAATAACATCTCttgttatatatgttttaattGATGAAATGCTCTATAGTAAATAAGAGTCGGGAAGATGAGTTCTTAAGTAGACATTCAAAGTATACTAAGGACCTACTTATATTCTAGAAGAGAATATagatattgaaattttatataaatttcagaAGCAGTCCTTTAAATCATGAGTAATACAACAGTTTACAATAGACTGAAGATCCTAGCCAATGCtataagagaagaaaagtaaattaGATGAATAACTGAGCTAAAAggcaaaacttaaaataaaaaggattatCCTTCTTTTGCTAGAGAATGTATTcgaaaacacacaaagaaaattattctaGAGTATATGAAGggctaaataaaaatgaaagcatattcaAATGAGAGCCACAAAGATTTCAACTGTTCTCACTTATAAACAAACTTTAATTCCTATCAAAGTCTGGGTAGAAGGGattcttaataattttattttaaatagaacttAAAAATCATGGGGAATGGGCATGAATATGTCAAAAGTATCAAAGGTAATCTTAGTGAGGCTTGCTAGTGAATAAATATGGTAGGAGGGAAAGGTTCTTGATAAAATGTAAATACAGTGAATTGTCCCCTTGAAATCAGTAATTTAATGAGTGTACTTCATGAGAAAAAGTAATGAATTTGGTAACTTGTGTTACCAAATACAAGTAAGTTGCTTGCCTGTAGTCAAGCTATCCCAAGTAGCTGGCAGCTCCATTGTCCTGCAGGGGACAGTACTGGAAACTAGGAGGAGTCCGAGCACCTTCAAACTCACTCCAGAAGTGTCTGGAGCTCATAGCCTGGAAGGCTCACCAACACAGAGAACTGAATTTTTGAAAACCTTCGAAGAGGCATGCCAGAGAATTCATCCTGTGCTTCAGGCACTGTCCCTTGTGACCTTTTCCCTCCCTTTCAAGGTAGTAATGTGTTTGCCCATGAAAGAGgattcaaggacagccagtgttAGTGGTAGATAGTCCATTTTCAGAATGGCGCAAAAGGAAAAGAGGCAAAGGAGACTGGGAAAGCAGAAGTGTGGGCCCACCAGCTCTCTGCAGCACTCAATGCTACCTCTTCCTCTGTTTTGCTCCTtcaacaaaatgtaaatgaagagtgATCACAGGTGCATCAATGACTAGTTCTTCAGGTAATATGCCTTCCCGCTGGCTTTCTGAGCCCCATAGACTCTgaatggggaaggaagagggtgaTTTACACATTTTCACAGTCTTAGATATTCCTTCAAAGGTAATTGTGTGGTCCTTGACCCGTCGGTAGCTTAGATGCATCCTGACATTTCCCCTTCAAGGGCTATCTCAGTTTTCAAGATAGATCATTATTCTACTCACACATTCATGGATGAAAACTGACGTGCTGTGTTAAGTCAAGTTACCTTTAAAGTCTGCAGTTTTGCTTCAAGTTCTGCTCTCCTGTGAATCATTGTTCCATTAAGAGTCTCTATCCTGtttgaagagaagggaaaggtggggtaAACAACAGAGCTATCCTTCAAAGAGGTACCATCCTTAAGAAGCCTTGCAAGTGGAGAGTAGTCTATACCAGAAATACAGCATACATGTCACCCTTTCTGAGGCTCTTGACTATGGAGTGTGGATACTTGAGTATCTGGACCTAAGCCAAATTTCTGAACAACAGtggggaaaaagaaagggggaaagaagccTGGCAAAGTGTGGAGGGAAAGATCCTGGCTAGTTATAAACCATAGCTCATTTTCTAGAAGGCACTGTGTGCTAATGGCACTATGGCACCAAGACACTATGTTGCTATCCACCAGAATCTACTCTTGCCTGGACAGGCTCAACAATCTCAGTTATTTGATAAACATTCACTGGGCATCTACTATGAGCCAGGTGGAAtgtcaataaaaaacaaacagtgcACAGGATTTTAGCAACAGTGAACTCGATGTGTTATTTCTTGAAACAGGGAAGATTTTCTGCAATAATGTATGGCCATTTCATCAAATGAAATAGTTTAGTTTACAAATGGCCATCTAGAATAACTGATTTAACAATGTTCTTCTCTTTCTACATCATAGTTTTCTAAAAATAGAAGGTTTATTCTCTCGGGAGTCGGTTTGTTTTGAGCATTGTTTTGACTACAAATCTTCCACCTGAGGAGGGTAGTTAATTTCACCTTGGAAATCATACTCTTAAACATTTCAAAGTATTTGTTCTAAGTCTTTTTGACAACTAAATTATAGTTATATTTATGAAAGCAtgagaaaatttaaagatatGGTTGGAGTTCTAAATGTGAaatcacattttctcttttcttccagtcTCAGACCCAACATAATAAGATGACAGTACAGCAAATGCTGTGTGATTTCTGATTGAGATGATGTTAGTTTTGGACAATAGCCTCACTAAGAAGATAAGACTTATGGTGGTGTTCTAATCTGTCTAAGCAATGATGTGCACAAGTGTTGAGATGGGACACCCTTCAGTATTTTGTCACCTTGTGTCATATTTTACCCCGCTGTGGGTTTCTAAGGACCATTTCTACCCTTATTGACACATGGTCTTCTTGCTTCATTTACATGGGATATATTTTTCTGACACTAACCAATAGTGTTTTCTCTTGGATTTAACatggtttctttgagacaaagcTTTCCTAACTTTTACCCCTTAAACCTCAAAGGGCATTTAAAATCTGCCTCATTTCAATCACCCACCCAACACTTCCTTTGAAGTACCCATGAAGAAAGACTCTAGTAGATTCTACTGGCAGTTCACTATGCACAGCTGTAACTGGTAAAAGCCAGTCCTGACATACATCCTCAGAAGACTGGGTCCCAACGTCACTCACTACCGGGCTGAATTCAACTAACCTCTCTTTAGCCCCAGGCACTTCATCTATGTAAAAGAATAAACCTGGACTGACAAAGAGCCtgtgaagaaaaattaattagGTAATGTTGAAACCACCCAACTCTGAACTAAATCCAAACACCCTGGAACAGCAATGTATCTCATAATCTGATGCTTGGCCAACGGTGACTTCACCACTCATACAGTCTCGCTAATCCATAAGCCTGGTTCAGTTCACCCTTAGAATATGCCAAATCCATTTCCAGGGCTCAACGATATTTTTCTTTACCTCCATGTTCCCACGAGGAGTTCAAATGACCATTCCTTCCCTCTGGTCTCAGCTCCAACAGTACTTCCTCAGAGTGAATGGAACACTTTGAAAATCTCAGCTCAACTAGCTACTGTCTTCCTCAGTGGACTCCCTCGTGACACTATCTACCTTTCCTAT
It encodes the following:
- the Cytip gene encoding cytohesin-interacting protein encodes the protein MSLQRLLQRQGSNGNLEYCADSAYGSYSVLTGQLTMEDNRRIQVLADTVATLPRGRKQLALARSSSLGDFSWSQRKVVTVEKQDNGTFGFEIQTYRVQNQNICSAEVCTMICKVQEDSPAHCAGLQVGDIFANVNGVSTEGFTHKQVVDLIRSSGNLLTIETLNGTMIHRRAELEAKLQTLKQTLKKKWVELRSLHLQEQRLLHGDTANSPNLENMDLDESTLFGNLLGPSPALLDRHRLSSESSCKSWLSSLTVDSEDGYRSSMSEDSIRGTFSRQTSTDDECFHSKDGDEILRNASSRRNRSISVTSSGSFSPLWESNYSSVFGTLPRKSRRGSVRKQILKFIPGLHRAVEEEESRF